In Halobaculum limi, one DNA window encodes the following:
- a CDS encoding aspartate aminotransferase family protein: MNRDTAEVRVTEMPGTRAREWAEYHRDVAATTTYVYDFVWDITEDAEGPFCTDVDGNVLLDFTSHVAAAPLGYNNPKITDPMEAFDMVDPTKIAGQDFYVSDGAEPGESDLPGPADLMHELVDRTGHYGLDTVFLSNSGAEAVENAIKICYDASGGGKYGVTFDGAFHGRTLGALSLNRSKSVYRRDYPEIPGVHDVPYCDDRACSPETCSCGFFVDDGDTSILREKLDPKTGHIATENLSYIIMEPIQGEGGYRFPSDAFMQEVAALADEHDVPLVADEIQSGMGRTGEMWGSDHYPIEPDVITGAKGMRVGATIASEDTFPDERSRLSSTWGAGDIVSSALGVFTLRAIDEYDLLENAVVRGEQFKETVRDAALPGVADVRGKGLMLAVEFESSDRRDAVLEAALKRGLLTLACGSKVIRFLPPLDVTEREIEMGATILAEAAHDAA; encoded by the coding sequence ATGAACCGAGACACGGCCGAGGTACGAGTCACGGAGATGCCGGGCACTCGTGCCCGGGAGTGGGCCGAGTACCACCGTGACGTGGCCGCGACGACGACCTACGTCTACGACTTCGTCTGGGACATAACCGAGGACGCGGAGGGGCCGTTCTGCACCGACGTCGACGGCAACGTCCTCCTGGATTTCACCTCGCACGTCGCCGCCGCGCCGTTGGGGTACAACAACCCAAAGATCACCGACCCGATGGAGGCGTTCGATATGGTCGACCCGACCAAGATCGCCGGACAGGACTTCTACGTCTCCGACGGTGCCGAGCCTGGCGAGTCGGACCTCCCCGGTCCCGCCGACCTGATGCACGAACTCGTCGACCGGACGGGGCACTACGGTCTCGACACGGTGTTCCTGTCGAACTCCGGCGCTGAGGCCGTCGAGAACGCCATCAAGATCTGTTACGACGCCTCCGGCGGCGGGAAGTACGGCGTCACCTTCGACGGCGCGTTCCACGGGCGCACGCTCGGTGCGCTCTCGCTGAACCGCTCGAAGTCGGTGTACCGCCGCGACTACCCCGAAATTCCCGGCGTCCACGACGTGCCCTACTGCGACGACCGCGCGTGTTCGCCGGAGACGTGTTCGTGCGGTTTCTTCGTCGACGACGGCGACACCTCCATCCTCCGAGAGAAACTCGACCCGAAGACGGGCCACATCGCCACCGAGAACCTCTCGTACATCATTATGGAGCCGATTCAGGGCGAGGGCGGCTACCGGTTCCCCTCCGACGCGTTTATGCAGGAGGTCGCGGCGCTCGCGGACGAACACGACGTGCCCCTCGTCGCCGACGAGATTCAGTCGGGGATGGGTCGCACCGGCGAGATGTGGGGGTCGGACCACTATCCCATCGAACCGGACGTTATCACCGGCGCGAAGGGAATGCGCGTCGGCGCGACCATCGCCAGCGAAGACACGTTCCCCGACGAGCGCTCGCGCCTCTCGTCGACGTGGGGCGCGGGCGACATCGTTTCTTCGGCGCTGGGCGTGTTCACGCTCCGCGCCATCGACGAGTACGACCTCCTCGAAAACGCCGTCGTCCGCGGTGAGCAGTTCAAAGAGACCGTCCGCGACGCCGCCCTCCCAGGCGTCGCCGACGTGCGCGGGAAGGGCCTGATGCTCGCCGTCGAGTTCGAGTCGAGCGACCGCCGCGACGCGGTGTTGGAGGCGGCGCTCAAGCGCGGCCTCCTCACGCTCGCGTGCGGGTCGAAGGTGATCCGGTTCCTCCCACCGCTGGACGTGACCGAGCGCGAAATCGAGATGGGCGCGACCATCCTGGCCGAGGCGGCACACGACGCCGCCTGA
- a CDS encoding MgtC/SapB family protein, with the protein MQGLGTDPSGVSLLSVPAARIVLAATLGLFMGLEREWSEKPAGIRTFSLTSIGGAVFAVIAADDSYGEALLAVGGLLVVVQGVLLAIQGLRSEGDRDPLSLTTAVSLLAAYGVGAAVGAGYVLEGVVVAFVSSALLVLKRELHSFAGELNRAELRSMIEFAVLAFVVYPLLPAGEQVVFGVPLEARVAWLMVVTVAAIGIVNYAVVQTYGSRGIAVTAFFGGLASSTAVVGTMLDHANSRPEAASYAVAGVLLADAAMAVRNLVIALAFTVGINTPGLLRIAAPLGALALTAVGVSAVTANWQEPVSMNLESPFSLRNALGFGAVFLLVLAVSAVAQSQFGTAGLYASAVAAGAVSSAGATTSAVLLYRGGTVAAEEATLAVLLATVASVAVKAAFAAAGPRRFARRVAAFSVLLVVVSSVVALAVTLV; encoded by the coding sequence ATGCAGGGACTCGGGACCGACCCGTCCGGTGTTTCGTTGCTGTCGGTCCCCGCGGCACGCATCGTGTTAGCCGCGACGCTGGGGCTGTTTATGGGGTTGGAGCGGGAGTGGTCGGAGAAACCCGCGGGCATCCGGACGTTCTCGCTGACGAGCATCGGTGGTGCGGTGTTCGCCGTCATCGCGGCCGACGACTCCTACGGCGAGGCGTTGCTCGCGGTCGGGGGACTGCTCGTGGTGGTGCAAGGCGTCCTCCTCGCGATACAGGGACTTCGCAGCGAAGGCGACCGAGACCCGCTATCGCTGACGACGGCGGTGTCGCTGTTGGCCGCCTACGGCGTCGGTGCGGCGGTCGGCGCTGGCTACGTGTTGGAGGGCGTCGTCGTCGCGTTCGTCTCGTCGGCGCTGTTGGTGTTGAAGCGAGAGCTACATTCGTTTGCAGGTGAACTCAACCGCGCAGAACTTCGATCGATGATCGAGTTCGCAGTGTTGGCGTTCGTCGTGTATCCGCTCTTGCCCGCCGGAGAGCAAGTGGTCTTCGGCGTCCCGTTGGAGGCGCGGGTCGCGTGGCTGATGGTCGTCACCGTCGCCGCCATCGGCATCGTCAACTACGCGGTGGTCCAGACGTACGGCAGTCGAGGAATCGCCGTCACCGCGTTCTTCGGTGGCCTCGCCTCCTCTACCGCGGTCGTCGGGACGATGCTCGACCACGCGAATTCCCGGCCCGAGGCCGCATCGTACGCGGTCGCAGGCGTCCTCCTCGCGGACGCGGCGATGGCCGTGCGCAACCTCGTCATCGCCTTGGCGTTCACCGTCGGCATCAACACGCCCGGACTCCTTCGCATCGCCGCTCCGCTCGGAGCACTCGCACTCACGGCTGTCGGGGTGTCGGCGGTGACGGCGAACTGGCAAGAACCCGTGTCGATGAATCTCGAGTCGCCGTTCTCGCTGCGAAACGCGCTCGGGTTCGGTGCCGTGTTCCTCCTCGTGTTGGCCGTCAGTGCGGTCGCACAGAGCCAGTTTGGGACCGCCGGACTGTACGCCTCTGCGGTCGCCGCCGGCGCGGTGTCGTCTGCCGGCGCGACGACCTCTGCGGTCCTCCTGTACCGCGGTGGGACGGTTGCGGCCGAGGAGGCGACGCTCGCGGTGTTGCTGGCGACGGTCGCAAGCGTCGCGGTGAAGGCGGCGTTCGCGGCCGCCGGACCCCGCCGATTCGCTCGCCGCGTCGCCGCGTTCAGCGTCCTCCTCGTCGTCGTCTCGAGCGTGGTCGCACTCGCTGTGACGCTCGTGTGA
- a CDS encoding AI-2E family transporter, translated as MSLADVDWSRTAWWGVGAVLAAALTFVVYSFVGTFVFGVFIYYATRPIYNRIRKRIPQSSLAAAVALLSMVLPALLLAGYALLIVVNQVQDLDIVANGYLDRLPLTETNLDLVTDPASLAALDWEQYVTAETLSGAVDSVGQAAGTVAFLGTGAIHLFVMLAVAFYLLRDGSRLGRYLVRFTDQGGIVDAYGLAVDRDLKSIFFGNILNAIVTGTIAVIVYSVLNVFAPTGGSIPAAALVGLLAGAASLIPIVGMKLVYVPVAIAMAIRAVANDVTGGLVFVLVFAVASLVVVDTIPDLVLRPYVSGRSLHVGAVMLAYTLGPLLFGWYGIFLMPVLLVLVVHFVRIVLPELLAGEPLRPYAVDPTHLTAEADPNLEPHVEAEVADLGESAETDGGDGPSRDDSEDE; from the coding sequence ATGAGCCTCGCCGACGTCGACTGGTCTCGAACGGCGTGGTGGGGAGTCGGTGCGGTCCTCGCCGCCGCGCTCACGTTCGTCGTCTACTCGTTCGTCGGAACGTTCGTGTTCGGCGTCTTCATCTACTACGCGACGCGGCCCATCTACAACCGGATCCGCAAGCGGATTCCGCAGTCGAGTCTCGCCGCCGCCGTCGCACTACTCTCGATGGTGTTGCCTGCGCTGTTGCTCGCCGGTTACGCTCTCCTCATCGTCGTGAACCAGGTGCAAGACCTCGACATCGTTGCCAACGGCTACCTCGACCGCCTCCCGTTGACCGAGACGAACCTCGATTTGGTCACCGACCCCGCGAGTCTCGCGGCGCTCGACTGGGAGCAGTACGTCACCGCCGAGACGCTGTCGGGTGCAGTCGACTCCGTGGGACAGGCCGCCGGGACGGTCGCGTTCCTCGGAACCGGAGCTATCCACCTGTTCGTGATGCTCGCGGTCGCGTTCTACCTCCTCCGTGACGGCAGTCGACTTGGACGGTATCTCGTCCGCTTCACCGACCAGGGCGGCATCGTCGACGCCTACGGCCTCGCCGTCGACCGCGACCTGAAGTCCATCTTCTTCGGCAACATCCTCAACGCAATCGTCACCGGCACCATCGCCGTCATCGTCTACTCGGTGTTGAACGTGTTCGCGCCCACGGGCGGGTCAATTCCGGCGGCCGCACTCGTGGGGTTGCTCGCGGGTGCCGCCAGTCTCATCCCCATCGTCGGGATGAAACTCGTGTACGTCCCCGTCGCCATCGCGATGGCGATTCGCGCGGTCGCCAACGACGTGACCGGCGGCCTCGTGTTCGTGCTCGTGTTCGCGGTGGCGTCGCTTGTGGTCGTCGACACCATCCCGGATCTGGTGTTACGCCCGTACGTCTCCGGGCGGTCACTCCACGTCGGCGCAGTGATGCTGGCGTACACGCTCGGTCCCTTGCTGTTCGGGTGGTACGGCATCTTCCTGATGCCCGTCTTGCTCGTCCTCGTGGTGCACTTCGTCCGGATCGTGTTGCCGGAACTGCTGGCGGGCGAACCGCTCCGTCCGTACGCGGTCGATCCGACGCACCTCACGGCCGAGGCCGACCCCAACTTGGAACCGCACGTCGAAGCAGAGGTGGCCGACCTAGGGGAGTCAGCCGAGACCGACGGCGGAGACGGACCGTCGCGCGACGACTCAGAAGACGAATAA
- a CDS encoding PadR family transcriptional regulator has protein sequence MYDLTGFQRDLLYVIAGRDEPHGLAIKEELEGYYEKEIHHGRLYPNLDTLVEKGLIEKGRHDQRTNFYTLTARGGREIDARREWEAQYVDFE, from the coding sequence ATGTACGACTTGACAGGATTCCAACGTGATCTGCTATACGTGATCGCCGGGCGCGATGAGCCACACGGCCTCGCGATCAAAGAGGAACTCGAGGGGTACTACGAGAAGGAGATCCACCACGGTCGCCTCTATCCAAATCTCGACACGTTGGTCGAGAAGGGGCTCATCGAGAAGGGTCGTCACGACCAGCGGACGAACTTCTACACCCTCACCGCACGCGGGGGCCGCGAGATTGACGCCCGCCGCGAGTGGGAGGCTCAGTACGTCGACTTCGAGTGA
- a CDS encoding amphi-Trp domain-containing protein, with amino-acid sequence MPEEVLFKTESREDRAAIAAHLRSVADKLEADGELTLSGAGDSLTMQVPASATFEVKAERETGSGPAELSVEFELEWNEGADADDAGGLSIE; translated from the coding sequence ATGCCCGAAGAAGTGCTGTTCAAAACCGAATCTCGCGAAGACCGCGCCGCAATCGCCGCGCACCTCCGGAGCGTCGCCGACAAACTCGAGGCCGACGGGGAACTCACGCTGTCGGGTGCGGGCGACTCGCTAACGATGCAGGTGCCCGCGTCGGCGACGTTCGAGGTGAAAGCCGAGCGTGAGACCGGGTCTGGCCCCGCCGAGTTGAGCGTCGAGTTCGAACTGGAGTGGAACGAGGGCGCTGACGCTGACGACGCCGGTGGACTGTCGATCGAGTAA
- the coxB gene encoding cytochrome c oxidase subunit II — MKATRLGSLLVGLVGLLLFAVPAAAQPSTTAGLINDLNGRLLYVAIPITILVEVILIYAVLKFRNNDEPKPTRENRRLEITWTIATAIVLLFVGAASYGVLASPDVTYTGSEIDAADGDVHVETVAYQWNWRMNYQTSNITQLTASDINTRLIPEAEGVEGPVIVVPEGQDLYFTSSSEDVIHGFSVPALGLKQDAIPGQQNTLKTVAQETGVYQGYCTEYCGVAHSKMYFTVIVVDQSTYDQFVDNQTGGDSSGSSDNSSASLAAPTALGA; from the coding sequence ATGAAGGCTACGCGACTGGGGAGCCTGCTGGTCGGGCTCGTCGGGCTACTGTTGTTCGCGGTCCCGGCGGCCGCACAGCCCTCCACGACAGCAGGACTCATCAACGATTTGAACGGTCGACTGCTGTACGTCGCGATCCCGATCACGATCCTCGTCGAGGTCATTCTCATCTACGCCGTCCTGAAGTTCAGGAACAACGACGAGCCGAAACCGACCCGGGAGAATCGGCGTCTCGAGATCACCTGGACGATCGCGACCGCGATCGTTCTGCTGTTTGTCGGTGCCGCCTCCTACGGCGTGTTGGCGAGCCCCGACGTGACCTACACCGGCAGCGAAATCGACGCCGCCGACGGTGACGTGCACGTCGAGACCGTCGCCTACCAGTGGAACTGGCGGATGAACTACCAGACCTCGAACATCACCCAACTCACCGCCAGCGACATCAACACCCGGCTGATCCCGGAAGCCGAGGGAGTTGAAGGACCAGTGATAGTCGTCCCCGAGGGGCAGGACCTCTACTTCACTAGCTCCTCCGAGGACGTCATCCACGGCTTCTCCGTTCCCGCCCTCGGCCTGAAGCAGGACGCAATCCCCGGCCAGCAGAACACGCTCAAGACGGTCGCACAGGAGACCGGCGTCTACCAGGGCTACTGTACTGAGTACTGTGGCGTCGCCCACTCGAAGATGTACTTCACCGTCATCGTCGTCGACCAGTCCACCTACGACCAGTTCGTCGACAACCAGACTGGCGGCGACTCCAGCGGCTCCAGCGACAACAGTAGCGCATCCCTCGCCGCACCGACCGCACTTGGCGCGTAA
- a CDS encoding heme o synthase, whose amino-acid sequence MGVYLLLVVGATTTVTDAAAACTAWPACGDGFALPTASAGWVALGHRAVAFAVGLLVVATGIAAWRARPARRVRAALAVSFLLYPIESILGAFVATRGPTTLATLAGVAIPLSTVHLVGGLVVFGGLLAALAWELEDRTGDPDERPAATSAPEPAADPIEQGERPPIPSWSEDPIRRGRLTAAAYFRLMKPRLMWLLCLVASAAMALAGGPGLSVPVVAATLAGGALSIGASGTFNHVLERDVDRRMQRTSDRPLAVDLVSVRNAVAFGLLLTVVSLALFAWVNLLAAVLGLVAIVFYSVIYTLVLKPNTVQNTVIGGAAGALPALIGWAAVTGELGVGGIALAALIFLWTPAHFYNLALAYKDDYERGGFPMMPVVRGETTTRRHIVWYFGATLAAGAAMVGLGRLDWLYALAGVVVGGVFLWTIVRLHYERDESAAFRAFHASNAYLGVVLLAIVVDTLAV is encoded by the coding sequence ATGGGCGTGTACCTGTTGCTGGTGGTCGGTGCGACGACGACAGTCACGGACGCGGCGGCGGCGTGTACCGCGTGGCCTGCCTGCGGCGACGGCTTCGCGCTTCCCACAGCGTCGGCTGGGTGGGTCGCGCTGGGCCATCGAGCCGTCGCGTTCGCTGTCGGTCTCCTCGTGGTAGCGACGGGCATCGCCGCGTGGCGGGCACGACCGGCCCGCCGGGTTCGGGCCGCTCTCGCCGTTTCGTTCCTGCTGTACCCCATCGAGTCGATACTGGGTGCGTTCGTCGCGACGCGCGGGCCGACGACGCTCGCGACGCTTGCCGGCGTCGCCATTCCGCTGTCTACGGTCCACCTCGTCGGCGGCTTGGTCGTCTTCGGCGGCCTGCTCGCGGCGCTGGCGTGGGAACTGGAGGACCGAACCGGCGACCCCGACGAACGGCCCGCCGCCACGAGCGCTCCCGAGCCAGCGGCAGACCCCATCGAACAGGGTGAGCGTCCTCCGATTCCCTCCTGGAGCGAGGACCCGATTCGCCGGGGTCGGCTGACCGCCGCCGCGTACTTCCGGCTGATGAAGCCCCGGCTGATGTGGCTGCTGTGCCTCGTCGCCAGCGCCGCGATGGCGCTCGCCGGTGGCCCCGGCCTCTCCGTTCCCGTCGTCGCGGCCACGCTCGCGGGCGGTGCGCTCTCTATTGGCGCGTCGGGAACGTTCAACCACGTCCTCGAACGCGACGTGGACCGCCGGATGCAACGAACCAGCGACCGCCCGCTGGCGGTCGACCTGGTCTCGGTTCGCAACGCCGTCGCGTTCGGCCTCCTACTCACCGTCGTCTCGCTGGCCCTGTTCGCGTGGGTGAACCTCCTCGCGGCGGTGCTGGGCCTCGTCGCCATCGTGTTCTACTCGGTCATCTACACGCTCGTGTTGAAGCCGAACACCGTCCAGAACACGGTCATCGGCGGCGCGGCTGGCGCGCTCCCGGCGCTCATCGGCTGGGCCGCCGTCACCGGCGAACTCGGCGTCGGGGGCATCGCGCTGGCGGCGCTCATCTTCCTGTGGACGCCCGCACACTTCTACAACCTCGCCCTCGCGTACAAGGACGACTACGAACGCGGTGGCTTCCCGATGATGCCCGTCGTGCGCGGGGAGACGACGACCCGTCGCCACATCGTCTGGTACTTCGGCGCGACACTCGCAGCCGGCGCGGCGATGGTCGGATTGGGACGACTGGACTGGCTGTACGCGCTGGCGGGCGTCGTCGTCGGCGGCGTCTTCCTGTGGACCATCGTCCGCCTCCACTACGAACGCGACGAGTCGGCGGCGTTCCGTGCGTTCCACGCCTCCAACGCCTACCTCGGCGTCGTCCTCCTCGCCATCGTCGTCGACACGCTGGCGGTGTGA
- a CDS encoding DUF7546 family protein, with protein sequence MSAHVFSASVAGRDLSVSRGELLAATLLVNLELAGVLAYFTLTNATVSSPLFTLYGLLWVNVALLVFARYRPPAGDQSTRRRALVVAVGYAALLAVFGGVVGVAPPRTTPGVTLALLPPGWGPAPIVNVGVAAAVLMPAKVLGYAALAYLLYGTVVDAAGAGVAGLLGLFSCLSCSLPILVGAAASLVGGGGFVAAAVVGLGYGPSTLVFLLTVGLLWWQPGVDILR encoded by the coding sequence ATGAGCGCGCACGTCTTTTCCGCGTCGGTCGCCGGTCGCGACCTCTCCGTCTCCCGGGGCGAACTACTCGCGGCGACGCTGCTCGTCAATCTGGAACTCGCGGGTGTCCTCGCGTACTTCACGCTCACGAACGCCACCGTCTCCTCACCGCTGTTCACTCTGTACGGCTTGCTGTGGGTGAACGTTGCACTGCTCGTGTTCGCGCGCTACCGCCCGCCCGCCGGCGACCAGTCCACCCGTCGCCGGGCACTCGTCGTCGCCGTCGGCTACGCGGCGCTGCTGGCCGTCTTCGGCGGCGTCGTCGGGGTCGCTCCACCTCGGACGACCCCGGGCGTCACCCTCGCCCTCCTCCCGCCGGGATGGGGCCCTGCGCCCATCGTGAACGTCGGCGTCGCCGCGGCCGTGTTGATGCCGGCGAAAGTGCTTGGCTACGCGGCGCTGGCGTACCTCCTGTACGGTACGGTCGTCGACGCGGCGGGCGCGGGGGTCGCGGGACTCCTCGGCCTGTTCTCGTGTCTGTCGTGTTCGCTCCCAATCCTCGTGGGTGCGGCCGCGTCACTGGTTGGCGGGGGCGGGTTCGTCGCCGCCGCGGTGGTCGGCCTCGGGTACGGGCCGTCGACGCTCGTGTTCCTCCTCACGGTCGGCTTACTGTGGTGGCAACCGGGCGTCGACATACTTCGATAG
- a CDS encoding helix-turn-helix domain-containing protein — protein sequence MLIAHYTLDHPLLRQTFQTVPDAELDWEDSFTDADGETYMTGWIDCDDDDAVEAALRADPSVSDAISLTESRGRRLYRVGFSRRAQRLSTRGVIAEVGGVNQLITADVQGWHLRTRFPDRAALEHVYEFCVDHDIGFSLNRLYQESELFDPNDAGLTDAQHETLVAAATSGYLDVPRASSLADLGAELGVSESAASERFRRGVRQLVEAVLIE from the coding sequence ATGCTCATCGCCCATTACACGCTGGACCACCCGTTGCTGCGGCAGACGTTTCAGACGGTTCCCGACGCGGAACTCGACTGGGAAGACTCGTTCACGGACGCCGACGGCGAGACGTACATGACTGGCTGGATCGACTGCGACGACGACGACGCCGTCGAGGCGGCGCTTCGAGCGGACCCGTCCGTGTCGGATGCCATCTCCTTGACCGAATCTCGGGGTCGTCGGCTGTATCGCGTCGGATTCAGCCGCCGGGCACAGCGACTGAGCACGCGGGGCGTCATCGCAGAGGTCGGCGGCGTCAACCAACTCATCACTGCCGACGTGCAGGGGTGGCACCTGCGGACGAGGTTCCCCGACCGGGCGGCGTTAGAGCACGTCTACGAATTCTGTGTCGACCACGACATTGGGTTCTCGCTGAACCGACTGTACCAAGAGTCGGAGTTGTTCGACCCGAACGACGCTGGACTCACCGACGCCCAACACGAGACGCTCGTCGCAGCCGCGACGAGCGGGTATCTCGACGTGCCGCGAGCGTCGTCGTTGGCCGACCTCGGTGCGGAACTCGGCGTCTCAGAGAGTGCCGCCTCCGAACGATTCCGTCGCGGCGTTCGACAACTCGTCGAAGCGGTACTCATCGAGTGA
- a CDS encoding DUF7344 domain-containing protein — translation MSEAKRPSNGGESLTQLLAALAESQCRRVVSHFLHDDDGRATLEEVAAAVAAMEPRLDESTVAVTLHHTTLPKLAAVGVVTYDPESRWVRYEGETLDDDAHALVVEAATLESARGNSPVGA, via the coding sequence ATGTCTGAGGCGAAGCGGCCGTCGAACGGTGGGGAATCGCTCACCCAGTTACTGGCCGCCCTCGCCGAATCGCAGTGCAGACGCGTCGTCTCTCACTTCCTCCACGACGACGACGGGCGTGCGACGCTTGAGGAGGTTGCGGCGGCGGTGGCCGCGATGGAACCTCGTCTCGACGAGAGCACCGTAGCGGTCACGCTTCACCACACGACGCTTCCGAAACTGGCGGCGGTCGGTGTCGTCACGTACGACCCGGAGTCGCGTTGGGTTCGATACGAGGGTGAAACACTCGACGACGACGCCCACGCACTCGTCGTCGAGGCGGCCACGCTCGAATCTGCCCGTGGAAACTCGCCGGTCGGGGCCTGA
- a CDS encoding DsrE family protein has product MAKAAFVILAGTEGHEGLGRVVNALEGAREFVENDDEVEVIFDGAGTQWLAELPEADHQYNDLFAAVEDEVSVCDYCATAFDVDEAVEEAGIERLAEFEGHPSIRSLVDDDYQILTF; this is encoded by the coding sequence ATGGCGAAAGCAGCATTCGTAATTCTGGCAGGCACCGAAGGACACGAAGGACTGGGCCGCGTCGTGAACGCTCTGGAGGGCGCACGCGAGTTCGTCGAGAACGACGACGAGGTGGAAGTCATCTTCGACGGCGCGGGCACGCAGTGGCTCGCGGAACTCCCCGAAGCGGACCACCAGTACAACGACCTGTTCGCGGCCGTCGAAGACGAGGTCTCCGTCTGTGACTACTGTGCCACTGCCTTCGACGTCGACGAGGCCGTCGAGGAGGCGGGCATCGAGCGACTCGCGGAGTTCGAGGGACACCCAAGCATCCGCTCGCTAGTGGACGACGACTACCAGATCCTCACGTTCTGA
- a CDS encoding Rdx family protein: MTTVDIEYCVPCGMLDRAQDVQAAILEAFGQEVESVSLVTGDSGVFEVRADGDVVFDKESDEFDVDAIVDGVGTHVGATA, from the coding sequence ATGACGACTGTCGACATCGAGTACTGCGTACCGTGTGGAATGCTGGACCGCGCACAGGACGTCCAAGCAGCCATCCTCGAGGCGTTCGGACAGGAAGTGGAGTCGGTGTCGCTCGTGACCGGCGACAGCGGCGTGTTCGAGGTCCGCGCCGACGGCGACGTGGTCTTCGACAAGGAGTCCGACGAGTTCGACGTCGATGCCATCGTCGACGGCGTCGGCACGCACGTCGGCGCGACGGCGTAA
- a CDS encoding class I SAM-dependent methyltransferase, with translation MTDDPSPDVDPHIQRAAVRDGYDELAETYRRERESQELTTASVVEAFLDDCSVGDRVLDAGCGQGTPVLHQVPDGVEGIGIDLSASMLDIARERADGPLLRGDMTRLPVAADSVDAVTAITSTIHVPVEEHPTVYAEFARALCPGGRLLVTAATGDEGWSGANPDWLDSGALMAWSFPGQPETRAQLRDAGFRVTADRTLAETVSDDDGGSWALLTAVLDEN, from the coding sequence GTGACGGACGACCCCTCCCCCGACGTGGACCCACACATCCAGCGGGCAGCGGTTCGCGACGGCTACGACGAACTGGCGGAGACGTACCGACGCGAACGCGAGTCGCAGGAACTGACCACCGCATCCGTCGTCGAGGCGTTTCTCGACGACTGTTCCGTCGGCGACCGCGTCCTCGACGCCGGATGTGGACAGGGGACGCCCGTATTGCACCAGGTGCCCGACGGAGTCGAGGGCATCGGCATCGACCTCTCGGCGTCGATGCTCGACATCGCCCGCGAGCGAGCAGATGGGCCACTCCTCCGGGGCGATATGACTCGGCTTCCCGTGGCCGCCGACAGCGTCGACGCCGTGACCGCTATCACGTCGACTATCCACGTCCCCGTCGAAGAGCATCCGACAGTGTACGCCGAGTTCGCGCGGGCGCTGTGTCCTGGCGGACGACTCCTCGTGACGGCGGCGACCGGCGACGAGGGGTGGTCGGGCGCGAATCCCGATTGGCTCGACAGCGGCGCACTGATGGCGTGGTCGTTCCCTGGACAACCCGAGACACGCGCACAACTCCGCGACGCCGGGTTTCGGGTGACCGCCGATCGGACGCTCGCAGAGACGGTGTCCGACGACGACGGCGGGAGTTGGGCGCTTTTGACCGCTGTCCTCGACGAGAACTGA